The genomic stretch CCTCGACAGGGGCGTAAGAGTAGAGATATACCTCAATACGCATCCTATGCCTGATATACCTCCCGTAGATCTTACCGCACAGCCGCTCAAAACCATCATCGATAAAGGGGCCAAGGTCTATAAATTCACGCCAAGCGTGCGCATGCACGATAAGCTCATAATAGTGGATTCCCGCTACGTCGTGGACGGCAGTGTGAACTGGAGCGTTTCCGCGATAAAGAGTAATTATGAATCGGCTGTCTTAATAGATTCTCCGGAGCTGGCCAAGGATAAGCTGACACGACTCAGGAATTTTCCGTTGGAAGGCCAGGTGAAGAAAGAGGATAGGCTCGACAGGCCGGAGGCGTTTACGCCGCTCCCCGCGGGCGCAGTAGTCGAGATACCTTCGGAGCTTATGAATAACAGGAGCTATCTGCCGGCCATGCACGTCTCCTCGGCGGACCAGGATATTACTACATATCTTTTGCTACTGGCGGAATCGGCGAGGACGGGGAAGAGAGAGTTTTTCGTGCCGCTCGAAGAGCTGTCGGCTATCCTAGGCGTTCGTCCGAAATGGACCACCACCGAGATGCGCCAACAGGCGATGGGGGAACTGAGAACGCTTGAATCGCGATATAAGCTCATCGATGTGAGATTTAGCCACAGTAAGGATGCCTGGGTGAAGATGAGGGAACTGCCGGGTGCGGCCTTTAAGGTGAGCGGAGGCTTCTTCGAGGCGAAGAGCCTTGCCGGGATGAGCCTCTCCGCGAAATTCGTGTATCTCATGAGGGCGCTGCTCGAATCGGAGGGGAAGTCGATAGATTCGATCAGATTGAGCGATCTGTCGAGGCGGTTCGGCGTGAGCCGGTCCTCGATAAGGGCGGGGTTGAGGGAGATAAGGGGAGGGGATTCAGGCGCCGTCCCGGAAGAGGATACCCCGGGATCGCAGGGTGTCCCCGCGTAGGATGGCCCCATAAGGAGTAACCTTTTATGGCAAAACTAAAATTAGACCTTCATGATATCTTCAATAAATCCGGAGCGATCGAGGCGGAGCTCAATCGCGTCATTAACGAGGCCATGGAGAAGAGGATAGCCCTGGTGGAGATAATCCCGGGAAAGGGAAGCGGGCAACTGAAGAAGCATGTACTGCGCTTTTTAGCCGAACCCCGCATAAAGAAGCTCTACCACAGGATAGAGAAGGACGATAAGAATTTCGGAAGGGTTTTCGTGCATTTCAGACATTGAAATGAACGCAATGAATGGGGCCATGTCCCAGAGGGACGAAATAGTTGCAAATTTCTCAAGATGTGATACACTTATCTCATAGTTAATATCCGGCCCGAGGGCCGATAAAATATATTTAGCATCAGATTAGATCGGGTTTCATAAGTGGTGTGTTTCACAGTAGAATTGACAGAACCTTCATCGGTCGAACTATGACCGGCGAAGGTTTTTTATTTTAAACGAATTATAAAAAGGGGGAGTGCGCATCATGGAAGGCGGGAATTTTTTAAAGAATTCACAGATCATAGTTTTGGGCGTTTGTATCGCGGCGGCAACGATCATTTCGAGCGTTATTTTATCGGGCGGGTTCCTGAAGGTGATGAAATTTACCAGAGAACAGATATCGGTGACCGGTTCAGCTACAAAGGAGATCAGGAGCGACTATATCGTATGGGTGGGAGAGTTTACGAGGCGGGAGATCGATCTGAAAGCGGCGTATAAAGGCCTTCGGGAAGACTTGGATAAGGTGAAGGCATATCTTAAGTCCAAGAATGTAAGCGAGAATGAGATAATCATTTCTCAGGTCATTACGGAAACCGTTTACAGGAAGAACGAGAAGGGAAATGATACCAACGATATCGAAGGGTACCGTTTAACGCAGAATGTCCAGATCAGATCGAACGATGTCGATAAGATAGCGGTTGTTTCACGGGAATCGACGGAACTGATAGACCAGGGTGTTCAATTCACATCCACCGCCCCGGAGTACTTCTATACCAAGCTCGACGAGCTTAAGATCGAAATGCTCGCGAAGGCCACGGAGAACGCGAAGCAGCGCGCGGAGAGCATGGTAAAGTCCACCGGCAATAAGATCGGATTTATGCGCTCAGCCAAGATGGGCGTCTTCCAGATAACGCCCATCACCTCTACGGACGTATCGGATTGGGGGATGAACGATACGACGTCCCTCGATAAGAAGGTGATGGCTGTGGTGACGGTGAATTTTGGGATTGAGTAGGGGGTATGGAGGGCTGCCCTGGAAGTGCGCGCCCTGCTTATTTCTCACCCTGTTTACTTAAATGTTCCGCGCCTCTTTTAGTCAGGCGGTATTTCTGCAAGCGGCTGTTGGGTTTATCGGGAATGGTATATTCAATGTATCCTGACAGAAGCGCCGGATCAATATAGTTTGCGCGAAATGTCGGCCGATGTTTGATATTTAAGCTTAAACGCAATTTACCAGCAGCCATTTCTTTTATTCGCAACATCTGCAGGAGTCGAACGACTGGGTCGGTCGACTGGGTCGGTGACTGGGTCGGTACATCCAACTGCTGTTTACCACCCACGGCTTCATAAGCACGGCCAGGCTTACGGTAAACCGTAGTTACGAACCCGTCTGTAAGACTAAATCCCGGCTCCGCAAGCCCCGCATTTCTACAATCCTGAATCATATCTCTTGTCCCTGTACCCATGCGCTCGATGTATTTGGCAAGGTAAAGCGATTCCGCGAGCAGCGGATTTGCCGGAACAGAATTGTGGGGCTTGCGCAACTTGTCTAAAGTGAGCGATGGCGGCAATGAGCCCGGATTTGACACTTCAAATCTATCAGAAAAGAGCATTACCTGAACACTTCCGTTACTCGTATAGTCCCGATGTGCCACTGCATTAACAATGGCTTCCCTCAATACATCGGGAGGTATTTCATACTCGACCGGGGCTTGCATGCTTTTTGCTCTTGTACCGACAGCGAGATCTATTTTTGACAAGACGAAGTTGAGCGCCTGATCAGTTGTTTCAAACACGGTTCCTTTATATACCTGATAAAAGGGGATAGGTTTGCAAACTTCCGTGCCATGAAAATGCGCGCATTTGACCTCGGATGAGATCAAAAAGCGTTGCGGCTCTTTTCCAAAAAGAAGAATGGCGGCGTTAGTAGGCTTACCTTTTCTGAGAAGGTTTAAATGTTCCAGCACTTCTCTTGCAGGAGCATTTTCTCTTAATGGAAATCCCCTGGCTCCTCGCGCTATCCTGACAAATCTCCTTATTTTTTCCGCGGAAAGATCCTTAAGGGATGCGTTTTGGCAAGCGGCAGCATCAAATGGGCCGGATCGAAGAAGGTCTTTGGCCGCCAGATAGTTCACCAGGCTGGCATAGACGGAGGATATAAGCTCGGTGGTACTTTGAAATCTACGGCGAATCACCTGTGTTCCCGCCGTTTTAATCAAGGCGCACATTCTTGGATCCCGGAGCTTGTCGTCGGTTCCTTTGATAAAAATAAACCTCGGTTTTCCCGACAGCTTTGCCGATAAAAATTCTCTATGCGTTGGAGACATGCCTTTCTTATCTATATCACCGTATTGGTCGCCAAAAAGCCCAAGATAAATATCGCTATTCTTTACCCCATCTATATAAGCTCTATCCGGATGATGGCCGCTGGCAGGCAAGCTTTCAAACAAGAAGATTTCGAAAAATCGGCTGAGCAACACATCATAATAGATATAGTCTCTCAGCGCTTTACGCTCAGCCTGAAATTCCTTCTGAACACTGCTGATAAATATCTTATGTTTCATAAATAAGCCCATTTACCCCCCTATATATAAGACGCTAAAAGGGGCTAAATTGTTGCAAACTATTTTAAAATAGTTTGCAATGAGGTAAGGCACAAGCGTAGGGGGGCTGTTTCTAAGCGTCCTATCTCAATAAGCCCGTAGATTCGCGTATAATCTGAATATTTACTAAAATAGCGCGCTTACTATTCAAAACAGTGGAAAGCATCGCGAAGCCCTGTCCGGTAAACGCATAAGGTAACGATCTGCGGACACTCTCGTTAGGTCTGCCAGCTTGGCACCTCAATAATTCTTGCCTTGTCAGTCTAAACATAGAATCTTTAGGAAATCGTGTTATATTCTTTTTTACCCGCTGCCTTAATTGATAAGTTTTGACTTCATAAAACTCTGCCAGGTCCCGATCCAGCATTACTCTCTTACCTCTTATCCGGAATATTCTGTTTTCGACATTTTTAAATGGTTCCGATTTATCCATGACGCCTCCTTTTAGGTTACTACCTCTTCACCCTACAACACTCTCCTCAACATAAACCTCAAATCTATCACCCTTCAACCTTATTCCTTTTATCCGGGACTTCGGGATCCAGAATCTTCTGCCGTTGTCCGCCAGGATAGCCTTCTCGGCCTCATGTAAGATCCTGACCCCTGCCCATATGTGTTTTTCCTTAGGATATATAACGGCGCGGATACTGAAGGGTAGGGTCATTTTATCTCCATAGCCTTATCACCACGGGCAGATTTCAGTATAAATAACGATATTTTGTGATACAATAAGGATAATTATATTGAGAATAAACTATTGAATACATAGTAGTATAAATATACTATATTGTCAAGCTAAATGATATCACGCAGAATAAAAGAGCTAAGGAAGAAGTCCGAATGGTCTCAGCAGAAATTAGCTGAAAAGGCCGGCGTGTCCTACAATACAATCACTAAAATCGAGCAAGGTGCGGCAACTATGCCCACAATTCAGACAATGATAAAGATAGCGGATGCTTTCGGTGTTAGCCTGGATGAATTAGTCGGGCGCAAGTGAGTGACAAAGGAATTACGAGGCCCAGGATGGTAAAATGACAAATATTTTTATCCTGTATATCCCAAAAGGAAATTACGAAGCCCTTGTTCATTATGAAGATACTATTAAAAAGAAAGTTGCCCCCGATCGCATATCCCGCCACGTAGATTCCAATCTCCAGCATAAACTTACAGAAATATTCGGAAATAAACGGATAGCTGTTTGGGGATCCAGGGATTCATTGACTAATAGAGCGCGCTTTCAAAAGATGAAGCCGGGAGATGATATATTGATAGTCGAAGGAGAGACTATCAAGCTGTTAGGAAAGATTGCTACGACAACCATAAATCCAAGCCTATCAAAAGAGTTATGGAAAAATATAAAGGATGGCAGATCCGATGGGTGGGATCTGATATATTTTATAGCCAACCCGTTGGAAATAGAATTACCTTTCCGGGAATTTAAAAAACTTTTCGGATATGCAATCAACTGGGGACTTCGCGGGTTTACGAGTATTGCTGAAAATAAACTGACGGAATTCTATAATAAGTACGATGATCTGTATTCGATACTACAATGTATAAAAAATGGCCAGAAAATCGAAGAAAAGAAAGCTGTTGATACCGAGAAGAATGATAAGCTCGAAAAAACCGAAATAACTAAGGACGACATTGATGATATATTGGATAATAAAACGCTGAGTGACCATATAGTGATGCAATGGAAATTAATACGTCTTGGGATGAAGTCCGGTTCGCGAGTATGGATTCCCAAAAATGATCAGCCTAAGATTACCACTGCATACGGTTTTAAGGAGTTTGAGAAGGAGTTTACCTCCGGCATAGATACGCCAGCAAGATATGTGGAGAATATAGACGTAGTCTGGAAAGAAGAGTTCAGGATAGACGCCGCGTTTGAAGTGGAGAATACGACGTCTATCTATTCAGGCCTGCTGAGATTTTCAGATTTAAAACTAGTAGCCCCTAATAGCAACTATCCCTTATTCATAGTTGCCCCTACCGCTAAACGTAATCGTGTAATGGAACAGGTTAAAAGGCCAACGTTCAAAACATTTAACTTCGAGAAAAAGGTCCGCTATCTATCTTATGAAGCGTTAGACGAAGTAGACAAATTTTTCGAAAGTTCTAATAGTGGATTGAATGTCGATTTACTCGTTGGTAAGTCAGAAATGATTAATTAGTATAGGCTATCTCCGAACAGGATGGCCCCAGATACGGCCGAAACCGGCGAGCTGTTTTTTTGATGAATAAAAGGTGCCCTAGCCGGGAACTTTCTAATTAATGCTGTTTTTGTTTATAAATTCAGACTTATAATATGAAAAAAAAGTATACGAAGGTGGTTGGGCTTATAGATGCCGATTTATTGGATAATGGCACTAGACATCCGAATCTTGCCTTAATGAAAATAAGTGGTTTTTTAAAAGCGGAAGGAACTGGGACATCCTTATTATTAGATTATAACGAACTCAATGATTATACCGAAGTGTGGATGTCGAAAGTATTTACAACTACGAAAATACCAGCAGGAATTTTAGAACGTCAGAATATAAAATATGGAGGAACCGGATTTTTTCTAGAAAAAGCGCCTAATTTACCAGATAAAATAGAGCACCACATGCCAGATTATCATCTTTATGATAAGTTCATCGAAAAAGAAGTTGACCGGGGTATTAAAGAAAATAGGTATTTGGATTATAAACATTATTCAATTGGTTTTACGACAAGAGGATGTTTTAGAAAATGCAAATTCTGTGTTAACAAGAAATACAATAAAGTAATCCAGCATTCGGATGTCAGAGAATTCCTAGATAAATCTAGGAAATATATATATTTATGGGATGACAATATTTTTGGATACGAAAAATGGCGTGAAATTTTTGATAGATTGAATGCTACTGAAAAACGATTCCAATTTCGGCAAGGACTAGATATAAGGTTACTTACAAAAGAAAAAGCTGAAGTTTTATCCAAATCCAATTATATAGGGGACTACATTTTTGCCTTTGATCACCTGAAAGACAAAGATCTCATCATAAATAAACTCAAATTATGGAGGCCGCATACTAAAAAGACAACGAAGCTTTATATCCTTTGTGCTTATGAGTCTCAAGACTTACACGATATTATAGGTGTTTTTAAGCGGTTAAAAATATTGATGCAGTTCAGATGTATTCCGTATATCATGCGGTTTAATACATACAAGAGCACAGAATTTGAAGGCATGTATATTAATTTAGCAAGATGGTGCAACCAGCCTAATATCTTTAAAAAAATGAGTTTTGCCGAATTTTGTGAAGCAAACGGGTCGGATAGTTCAACGATGAGATACTTTAACAGTTTTAAGAAGAAATACCCAAGCATTGCGAAAGAGTACTTTGGTTTGAAATTTGAAAAGGAAGCAAAGTATTAATGGGAAGGCAATGAATTTTAAATCGCTTCAATTAAAAAAAGCATATAATTCAGATGAGGATGACATAATTGCCAATTTTTATGTTCCCGCATTGGAATCAGCAATTCAATATAAAAGGCTTACGGGTTATTTTACATCATCAAGTCTTGCTGTAGCAGCGTGCGGGATTTTAGGACTGCTGGATAATGGCGGGACAATGCAAGTTATAACATCTCCACAGTTCAGCTCGAATGATATAGAGTTAATAAAAAAGCATGCTCTATCTCTAGATGCATTAGTAGGTGACAAATTATTAAATGAACTTAAAGATGTGCGTGATGATTTTATTAAAGACCATTTATTTGCTCTCGGATGGATGCTGGCAAATAAACGGCTAGAAATAAAAGTGGCTGTTTTACTTGACGAGAACAACTGCCCTATTGACCAAACGAGGATTAATGAGCATGGTATTTTCCATCAAAAGGTAGGAATCCTTACTGATAGAGAAGGGAATATTATTACATTTAGCGGATCAATTAATGAAACTGGAGCAGGGTGGGCTGGGAATGATGAAGAATTTAAGGTGTTTCGAAGCTGGTGTGAAGATGAGCGCCCATGGATTGATGATGATATCCGAAAATTTAATAGATATTGGGATAACGCTGCGAACAGGGTACAGATATTGAGCTTGCCACTTGCTGTAGAAAAAGAGCTGATTAAAATAGCTCCTGATGAGTATCCAAAAATTAACTTAGCAAGATGGTATAAAAGCAAAGCCAAGAAAAAAGAATTATTTTTATATCAAAAAAATGCCATTGAAAAATGGGATGCAAATGGAAAAGTTGGAATATTTGAGATGGCAACTGGTACAGGCAAAACCTTTACTGCGCTTGGATGTGTAGAGCGAGTATTGAGTAGCGACAAGAAAATAGCCATTATTATTTCATGTCCATATAATCATCTTGTTCAACAATGGAAACGTGAAATAGAGGCTTTCGGCCTTAATTATGATAAGTTAATTATTGTTGATGGTACAAATGCTTCTTGGAAAAAAGAGATGCATGAACAGCTTGCCTACTTATCTATGTATGGGTCCAAGCCGCTCATAATTATTACAACTCATAGGACCCTTTCATCAGCACCATTTCGGGCTATCATAGGAAAAGTGCCTGCTAACAAATATTTTTTAATTGCTGATGAAGTGCATGGAATTGGGGCAGAGGTTAATAGAAAGGGGTTACTTGCAGAATATGGTTATCGCCTAGCATTAAGTGCTACGCCTAAGCGATGGTTTGATGATATAGGGACCGACGTTATTTATAAATATTTCAAAAATACTGTTTTTGAATTTAGCTTGAAAGATGCAATAGCTAAGATAAATCCATTAACAGGTCAATCATATTTATGTCCCTATTATTATTCTCCTAGATTTGTTTCATTAACCGAATTTGAGCTCGAACAATATATTAAGATCACGTTCAGGATAATAAATTTACTAAAGAAAAAAACGGGCGATGAAGACGAGTCGAGGCTCAGTATACTATTTATTCAAAGGGCAAATATAATAAAGAATGCAGCTAATAAATATAGCGTTCTTAAGGATGTCTTGGAGGAGATAAAAAAGAGAGACCCTACCTTTTACGGTACGATTGTTTATACGAGTCCACAGCAGATAAGAGAGGCCCAGAGAATAGTTAATGAATATGATTTGCAGACACATACATTTACGGTGAAAGAAAGTGCCCAGCCACATAAAAAGCTTAATAATTTTTCTGAACGAGAAATTATTTTAGACAAATTTGCAAAAGGGGACTACCAGGTCTTAATGGCTATGAAATGTCTTGATGAAGGAGTTGACATTCCGCCTGCAAGAAATGTAATCCTTATGTCGAATAGTAAAAATCCTAGAGAATACATTCAAAGAATTGGTCGTGTGATTCGGCAATATCCTGGTAAGAAAGAAGCGTACATTTATGACTTAATAGTAAAACCATCAAAAGAGTTAATTCCAAAGGAATTAAGAACCTTTGAGAATAAAATATACGCAAAAGAGTTAGAACGATGTGAAGAAATAGCGAAGACAGCACAAAACGGCCCTAGTGCCCTACGTGACCTATATAAATAATAGGAGGAATGAATGGCTCGATATAATCCGATGATAAAAGAAGAATTAGAAAAAGCGTGTGGTAGCGACGTGGTTCTTAGAGATGTTATAGAATCGCTGCTAGATATTGAGTTTGAAGGTGGGCAATATAAAAGAAAATATCACGATTTAATAGACCAAGTGGCTTCTGAGTGGGGAGGAAAAGAATGAGAATTGAAAAAATAGTTTTTAAAAATTATCGGCAATTGCGTGATCTACAAATACTTTTTGAAAAAACGCCCAATGATTTGCATGTTTTTGTTGCGCAAAACGGAGCAGCAAAGACCAACATCTTAAATGGTATAAATTGGTGTCTCTATGATGAGGAGCCTCACCTGTCAAAAGAATCTGAGGCTTTGCCTAAACTTAATCTGAATGTCATACAGGAGTCTAAAATTGGTAGTGAGCAGAGCATATGCGTTCAATTATATGTAAGAGCCACGGACAAACGATTATTCATCTGTAGTAGGACGCAACGTTTTAAAATAAATGAAAATACCGAAATTGGCGCAGCGAAAAAGCTACCTTGGCTAAGTTCTGTAGATTTTGCTGTAACAAGGATGGAGCCAGATGGGAATAGCTGCATTTACCACGGAGAAGAGGCGCAGCAATGGGTTGAAAGATTTGTGCCGCGCAATATCCGGGAGTTCTATTTTTTTGATGGAGAAAGACTGGATACGTATTTTAAAGATGCAACGGCAAAAAATATTTATTTAACAGTAAATAAAATATCTGGGTCAGATGATTTGAGAAGTATTCATCGAAAACTAAGTATAATTAAAGACGAGATTGCGAGGTTCTTAGGGCGTAGTAATCCAGCTGTCGAAAGGATAAACGAAGAGCTAAATAACACCAGAGGTTCAATTGGATCAAAAATAGGAGAGAAAGAGAAATGCCAAGTGGCGATAAACGAAGCCGACTATGAAATATCGCAGCTAGATGAAAAAGTAAAAAATTCGCCAGACGTTCAAACTTTAAAAAATAAACTAGATGACCTTGAAAAGCGCAGGGTGGATAAAGAAGCACTCCAATTAAGAAAACAAAAAGAAAAAAGAAACATTTTATTTGACTATGGGAAAATCTCATTCTACTGGCCTCTAATTGTGAAAATGAATGAACTAATTAGAGAAAAAGAAACAAAAAAAGAAATGCCTCCTCCAATTGACGAGGATATTCTAATCAAAGCCCTGAGAGTAGGTGTTTGTGAATTGTGCGAAAGAGATTTGGATGACAAATCACGACAGCATATTGATAAACTAGTGTACAGATTTCATACAATAAACGAAGTTGCTCAACAATTGAAACATGTAAAAGATCCCCTTTATGATATCGAAAAGAAGTCCATGCTTTATAAAAAAACGGTATCTGATTTAACGCTTATAATCAAAGATTACAATACAGACTTAGACAAGATTGAATCTGAAATAACCGATATTAAAAATAAACTACAAGGGCATGATCTGGAGGAAGTCAAGACATGGTATAGTAAGCTTAAAACTTATAAAGAAGCGCGAGATTTTAACAAAGAAAAATTAGGAGGTTTAAAACAAGAAATTGATAGGCTTGAAAAAGAAGCAGCTAAACTAGAAAGAGCCCTTGAGGAAGAAGCGAGAAAACAAAGTGAGGTAAAAGAAGCAGAAACTAAGCTTAGATTTATATCGGCAGCGCTAGGTGTGATTGATGAGGTTGTTAAAAATGTAGCTAAGAGTATTAAAAATAAAATAGAAGAAGCGACAAATGTGTTATTTAAAAATATGATGTGGAAAAAAAATACATATGAAAAAATTTATATAGACGATGATTATAATATTAATGTAATGCATGTAGATGGATATCGGAGTTTTGGGTCAATGAGCGGAGCCGAGGGTGAGGCCTTGGCGTTATCATTTACTTTGGCGCTTCACAAGATTTCTGGCTTTGAAGGGCCTCTATTAATAGATACGCCAGTTGCTAGAGTTGATGATGACAATCGAAAAAACATGGGCAATGTGTTACTCTCAATCAGTTCTCAAAAACAAGTCATACTTCTTTTTACACCAGTTGAATATACTGGAAGTATAAAGACTGTGCTAGAACTCAAAACGAATAATAAGTATAAATTGGTGATGGATGGCTCAGAAAGAGAAACCAAAATGGAGGCCTTGTAAATGCCGGAAGACATCATTATAGGAATCGATAATGCAGATGTTCCGTTATATGAAAAACTTAAGAAAGAAGTATTGCTTTTTGGTGACCAGGGCAATACGGAATTGCTCATGTTTGCTATTGGCTATGGCTATAAACATAATAAGCCGCTTCCGTTACGTGCAAAATATAGTGGCTTCACAAGAACCAAATATTTAAAGCCAGATGATTTAGCATTATTAAAAGCGCTCGCTTTGCAAGTTGGAGGGATAGAAACGCTTAAAGATCAGTCTAGGATGGTTGAAATTGCAGAAAAATATGCACATGGTGGAATTCAATTGCTCATGCAAGAGATTGGATCATCTTCTTTAGATTCCTTTGAAATTGACTTTGAATTAAGTCTATCGCAGCATTACGATACTATTACGAATGTGCAAAATAGCTAAAATAAAATGTTATGGATGCTGAACTAATTCCACAATTTAGTAATTTTGATGATGGCACAGTTAAGGTCGTAGAAATTCTTTATAACGAAAATGATAGAGGATTAACTTTTAACGAATTAGGATGGTTTCTTCAAAGAAGATTAAAAAAAGATGGTGCCCATAAAAAATACGGTGAAAATCACGCGAAATTAGCAAACTTGCTTGGGTTTGTTAAAATTAATAACTCAAGACCTAGAAATGTATTTTTATCAGCAGTAGGGAAAGAACTTCACCTCGCTCGTAATGAACAAAAGAAATTAATAATTAAAAATCAGCTACTTAACATGGCATTAATAAAAGATATTTTATCAAATTACAACGATGTATTTGACCTGAGTTTGTATTTAAAGCAAACGCTTTCAACTAAAACAGCCGTGCGCCGAATGCCTAATATTAAAAAGTTAATTCGAATACTTGCCATTGATTATAAGGTTCCAATCTTCAATGATATTTACAATGCAATGTAATAAGTGGACGGTCTAGAAAGTGCCAGCCCATAAAATTATAGGGTGGAACCAAATGGACCGTCCCTGATAAAACAAAAAGAATTTATATGATTAAAATCAAATATAAACTAGCTAAAAAAAGAATCCCACCAATGTTATGGGACGAATATGTCCACATAGCAAAAAGTGAATATGAAACGCTCCTTAACAAACAAGAATCGGGCGAAGCAGTTTTTCATAAATTCTTTGAACGGCATCCCTCCTTTATTCCTGGAGGATGTGACCTTGATGATGGCTCGGGGCATGCGCCGTATGCGCTGTCTTTAATTTCAAAACCAGGGCTATCTGGATCCTTTGAGAGAATACCTGATTTTTTATGGCTGGCTTCTTATTCGGGAGTTTTTCATCCTATATTCATCGAAATAGAATCGCCAGGTAAGAGGGTTTTTAATGTGGACGGTAGCGCAACGAAAAAATTTAATCAGGCCGTGGATCAGCTACGCTATTGGAAAATATGGATAGAAGAGCCTTCTAATATTAGCATTTTAATGAAAAAGTTCGGATTAGATAAAACATATTTAGCAGACAACAAGTTTGTGCCGAAATTTCTCCTGATCTATGGCAGGCGTGCCGAGTTTACGTCTAATAAAATGCGAAAGAAGCTAAGGGAAGAGTTTCTGTGTGGCATAGGGACGATTAGAAGTTATGACGGGCTCATACCTTCACATAAGTGTAAAGATTGTTTTAGCGTTAAAATTACTGAGAATGGGTATGAGGCTATAGAGGTAATGCCTACTATCGAAATCTGTCCGGCGTCCGCGGATAGTTATAGCCTTATTACTGGTAAGGATCAGGCTATAAAGAAAAATAAATATATATCAAAGGCAAGAAAGGAATTCCTGATAGATCGTTTCAAATATTGGGATAATTGGGTTATATCGACACCTTCCAGTGCGCGGGGCGTTTTTAATGGAAGAGATGTTGAGTGAGTTGGGAATAAAGAGTTTTTTTGTCGGAATTGTTTACGCTTAAGTTGGGAAATAGGAATTGTGCCACTCTCAAATCGCAGGTTGGCACTAAGTGTAAAATTGGGGAAGGCCCAGAAAGTGCCAGACCATAAAATTATAGGGGGCATCGAATGGATCGTCCCTAAGAGTACCTATACAGCATGCCGTCTCTAAAACGAAACAAACGGCATCGGCCCGTCAATTTATAGGTGAGCGCCATGATTACAATAGACTCAAATATTATAACAGCTTGGGCCACTCTAATAGGTGTTTTGGTGGCTATTTGGGCTGTGATATATCAAAACAAAAGATCTACATTTGCATTAGGCGTAGATTTAATTATGAAGCTAGACGATCGTTTTAATAGTGAGAAAATGCGTAAAGCCAGATGTGCAGCAGCTACATCATTACTTAATGGA from Candidatus Omnitrophota bacterium encodes the following:
- a CDS encoding DEAD/DEAH box helicase family protein, producing the protein MNFKSLQLKKAYNSDEDDIIANFYVPALESAIQYKRLTGYFTSSSLAVAACGILGLLDNGGTMQVITSPQFSSNDIELIKKHALSLDALVGDKLLNELKDVRDDFIKDHLFALGWMLANKRLEIKVAVLLDENNCPIDQTRINEHGIFHQKVGILTDREGNIITFSGSINETGAGWAGNDEEFKVFRSWCEDERPWIDDDIRKFNRYWDNAANRVQILSLPLAVEKELIKIAPDEYPKINLARWYKSKAKKKELFLYQKNAIEKWDANGKVGIFEMATGTGKTFTALGCVERVLSSDKKIAIIISCPYNHLVQQWKREIEAFGLNYDKLIIVDGTNASWKKEMHEQLAYLSMYGSKPLIIITTHRTLSSAPFRAIIGKVPANKYFLIADEVHGIGAEVNRKGLLAEYGYRLALSATPKRWFDDIGTDVIYKYFKNTVFEFSLKDAIAKINPLTGQSYLCPYYYSPRFVSLTEFELEQYIKITFRIINLLKKKTGDEDESRLSILFIQRANIIKNAANKYSVLKDVLEEIKKRDPTFYGTIVYTSPQQIREAQRIVNEYDLQTHTFTVKESAQPHKKLNNFSEREIILDKFAKGDYQVLMAMKCLDEGVDIPPARNVILMSNSKNPREYIQRIGRVIRQYPGKKEAYIYDLIVKPSKELIPKELRTFENKIYAKELERCEEIAKTAQNGPSALRDLYK
- a CDS encoding AAA family ATPase, whose amino-acid sequence is MRIEKIVFKNYRQLRDLQILFEKTPNDLHVFVAQNGAAKTNILNGINWCLYDEEPHLSKESEALPKLNLNVIQESKIGSEQSICVQLYVRATDKRLFICSRTQRFKINENTEIGAAKKLPWLSSVDFAVTRMEPDGNSCIYHGEEAQQWVERFVPRNIREFYFFDGERLDTYFKDATAKNIYLTVNKISGSDDLRSIHRKLSIIKDEIARFLGRSNPAVERINEELNNTRGSIGSKIGEKEKCQVAINEADYEISQLDEKVKNSPDVQTLKNKLDDLEKRRVDKEALQLRKQKEKRNILFDYGKISFYWPLIVKMNELIREKETKKEMPPPIDEDILIKALRVGVCELCERDLDDKSRQHIDKLVYRFHTINEVAQQLKHVKDPLYDIEKKSMLYKKTVSDLTLIIKDYNTDLDKIESEITDIKNKLQGHDLEEVKTWYSKLKTYKEARDFNKEKLGGLKQEIDRLEKEAAKLERALEEEARKQSEVKEAETKLRFISAALGVIDEVVKNVAKSIKNKIEEATNVLFKNMMWKKNTYEKIYIDDDYNINVMHVDGYRSFGSMSGAEGEALALSFTLALHKISGFEGPLLIDTPVARVDDDNRKNMGNVLLSISSQKQVILLFTPVEYTGSIKTVLELKTNNKYKLVMDGSERETKMEAL
- a CDS encoding DUF4263 domain-containing protein, encoding MIKIKYKLAKKRIPPMLWDEYVHIAKSEYETLLNKQESGEAVFHKFFERHPSFIPGGCDLDDGSGHAPYALSLISKPGLSGSFERIPDFLWLASYSGVFHPIFIEIESPGKRVFNVDGSATKKFNQAVDQLRYWKIWIEEPSNISILMKKFGLDKTYLADNKFVPKFLLIYGRRAEFTSNKMRKKLREEFLCGIGTIRSYDGLIPSHKCKDCFSVKITENGYEAIEVMPTIEICPASADSYSLITGKDQAIKKNKYISKARKEFLIDRFKYWDNWVISTPSSARGVFNGRDVE